The Chryseobacterium indologenes genomic sequence GGTAAGCTTTACTTCTTCTTCAATAGCCTTGATGACTTCAGCGGATTGAATCATTTTGAAACTGTATTTGATATCATCAAGATCATATCCGGAATTCAGATCAATATCATGAATGACTTCGTTGAAATCTTCCAGACTTTCACTCACATTGAATACCTCAATTTCGGAACTGAATTCATTGACGAAATTATAAATGTCATTCATCGCAGACCACGTCATCCCTCTGTGATGATCGTAAGCGAAAAGAATTTTTCGGATACCGGTGTATTCAATATGGGCAGGAATAATGAGAACAGGCTTTTTGACCTTATGAATGGACATCGTTACGGTATTTCCCAAAAGCCGCTGTTCAAGGGTCTTTTCTGCCATTCCCATCACTATAAAATCGCCGTTTGTGTTTTGGATACAACGATGAAGCTCTTCAATAAAATTTCCGGATGCCAGATAATGGCTGGCATCTATAGAATATAACTCACTGAGCTCAGAAGCTTTATCCTCAAGTTTTTTTTGATTCTTAAGCGTTTGCACATATAAAAAAAATCTGCAGAGGCCTGGGCATTTAAGGCATGAATGGAGACGCTCTGCAAATTAAAAAGCACTATTTTATATTGATTTTCTTTTGCCATAGAAGCAGCGTAATGGGTTGCATTTTCTGCTTCCGGGGAAAAATCTGTACATACAACTATTGTTTTCATTGTAATGAAATTGATGAAGCAAAAGTAGGATCGGAGAAGGTCAGAACTTATTAAAAATAATGTGACATTGCATAAAATGATGATGAAATGTCTTTTTCCGGTGATGAAGCGTTTGTTTCCATTTGAACGGTATTATTTAACGTTTCATTTACGGTTTTAGCGGTCTCGTCCAGAATGCACAGGTGTTTTACTAAATCTATTTCTATATTTACATTCACAAAATTCCGTACATGAACAGGATTTCTACCATCAGGAAAAATATAGTACGATATAAAAAATTTCTTTCAGCAATGAAAAGAAGACTGGCTATCTGGGCCGTCGCCATCGTGACGTTCTGTCTTTTTTCTTATCTTATTGATCCCTTTGATCCTGTTTGGAAAAATTACCTGGAGACTCCTCTTAAAATGATCATTGAAGATGCTTTGTGGGTATTCTTCTTTTCGGCGATTATCTCAGAAGTAAGTATCCTTATTGATAAAAGTCTCAATAAGCTGCTTCCCTGGAAAGACAGAACGGTACAAAGACTGCTTGTTCAGGGTGTTCTTCAGATTATCGGAAGTGTGGTGATGGTGATGATTATTAATTTCATTGTGGATTGTACTTCAGATAATATACCGGAAATGGATACCCGCAAGGAATATACTTTGCTGGGACAATGGATCGCCACAAATATTGTAGTATCACTTACAATCAGTGCTTTCAATACTGTAGATTACCTGCTGGAAAACTGGAAAAAAACAGCCGTTGAAGCAGCACAGCATAAACTGAGAGCCTCCAAACATAAACAGGCCGCCATGGCAGCAGAACTGCAGGCACTTAAACTCCAGATTGATCCTCATTTTATTTTTAATAACCTAAGTGTCCTTTCTGAATTGATCCTCGAAGACCAGCAGCTCGGATATGAATATTCAGAGAAATTTGCACGGGTTTACCGGTATCTGCTGGTGAATTCAAAGAAAGATATTATTGCTGTAGAAGAAGAACTTAAATTTTTAGAATCCTATATTTTCCTGATTGAAAAAAGAATAGGCGAAGGTG encodes the following:
- a CDS encoding universal stress protein, with translation MQTLKNQKKLEDKASELSELYSIDASHYLASGNFIEELHRCIQNTNGDFIVMGMAEKTLEQRLLGNTVTMSIHKVKKPVLIIPAHIEYTGIRKILFAYDHHRGMTWSAMNDIYNFVNEFSSEIEVFNVSESLEDFNEVIHDIDLNSGYDLDDIKYSFKMIQSAEVIKAIEEEVKLTNPDLLTMIPHRYNLLESLFHRSKTASMAYKNKVPLLSIPLNID
- a CDS encoding universal stress protein, producing the protein MKTIVVCTDFSPEAENATHYAASMAKENQYKIVLFNLQSVSIHALNAQASADFFYMCKRLRIKKNLRIKLLSSVSYIL
- a CDS encoding sensor histidine kinase — its product is MNRISTIRKNIVRYKKFLSAMKRRLAIWAVAIVTFCLFSYLIDPFDPVWKNYLETPLKMIIEDALWVFFFSAIISEVSILIDKSLNKLLPWKDRTVQRLLVQGVLQIIGSVVMVMIINFIVDCTSDNIPEMDTRKEYTLLGQWIATNIVVSLTISAFNTVDYLLENWKKTAVEAAQHKLRASKHKQAAMAAELQALKLQIDPHFIFNNLSVLSELILEDQQLGYEYSEKFARVYRYLLVNSKKDIIAVEEELKFLESYIFLIEKRIGEGVVFKIDIREEYRNMYTLPLSLQLLVENAIKHNQTSKSNPLEIEVYTTSDKELVVSNTFLPLINKPDSSGVGLTNIVARYEILGYTKPIIEKTENKFIVKLPLI